The Phytoactinopolyspora mesophila nucleotide sequence CGGTTGCCAAGTGTTCATGATCATGGGTCAGTTCAGGAACCACCAGGCGAGGATCCCGCCGAGGGCGGTGTAGACCAGGGCGACCGGAATGGTCACGCGCAGCACCTGTCCCTCGCGTCCGGACAATCCGACGGTGGCGGAAGCCGCCACGATGTTGTGCGGGCAGATGATGTTGCCGACGGCGGCACCGAACCCCTGACCGCCGAGCAGGGGCGTCACGGCTAAGCCTCGATCCACCGA carries:
- a CDS encoding L-lactate permease, giving the protein RNQGHQVEHPDSEVRRILTSWQPHTPTETTTSTPASRSVDRGLAVTPLLGGQGFGAAVGNIICPHNIVAASATVGLSGREGQVLRVTIPVALVYTALGGILAWWFLN